The following coding sequences are from one Culex quinquefasciatus strain JHB chromosome 1, VPISU_Cqui_1.0_pri_paternal, whole genome shotgun sequence window:
- the LOC6046774 gene encoding uncharacterized protein LOC6046774 isoform X7 gives MGKHEMKRGISQRSSDAGVSVSKGVPLLELLRSTYSPKHYASSNLVGKFTQSVRRIVQDVKDEGSPSGMSREELIETNERLRAVRVRLEESYDTAKKALVTLMNKYGDSKSQRNVFNRYPMLKLMIKDVIRLETQYWTLVEIPKQEKLETVPAFVLRACSIMEKSQKSGEGVKTSAKLAEEAAEKRERMERLEIMTTAQVEQENTQMINDLYRLLKKYTGLRNLIRELKSEYGNSKIYPIFPRYTMLKDMIKDIMHDPDYMEVCHERT, from the exons TTTCAG TATCAAAAGGTGTACCACTATTGGAACTGTTGAGGAGCACGT ATTCCCCAAAGCATTACG CTTCCTCCAATTTGGTCGGAAAATTCACCCAGAGCGTGCGACGGATCGTGCAGGATGTCAAAGATGAAGGATCGCCGA GTGGTATGAGCCGCGAGGAGCTAATCGAGACCAACGAGCGGCTGCGAGCGGTCCGGGTGCGCCTGGAGGAGTCATACGACACGGCGAAAAAGGCATTAGTTACCCTAATGAACAAGTACGGAGACTCCAAAAGCCAGCGAAACGTGTTCAACCGATACCCGATGCTGAAATTGATGATTAAG GACGTGATTCGCCTAGAAACCCAGTACTGGACCCTAGTGGAAATCCCCAAGCAAGAGAAGCTCGAAACAGTCCCTGCCTTTGTGTTGCGCGCGTGTAGCATCATGGAAAAGTCGCAAAAGTCAGGCGAAGGTGTCAAAACGTCAGCCAAGCTGGCGGAGGAAGCCGCAGAAAAGCGGGAACGGATGGAGCGGCTGGAAA TAATGACGACCGCGCAAGTCGAGCAGGAAAATACGCAAATGATCAATGATTTGTACcgtttactgaaaaaatacaccgGTTTGAGAAACCTAATCCGTGAATTGAAG TCTGAGTATGGCAATTCTAAAATCTACCCAATCTTTCCGCGGTACACGATGCTGAAGGATATGATAAAGGACATCATGCACGACCCAGACTACATGGAGGTTTGCCACgag CGCACATGA
- the LOC6046774 gene encoding uncharacterized protein LOC6046774 isoform X3 — MGKHEMKRGISQRSSDAGVSVSKGVPLLELLRSTCSYIDVALWANVQFSHIFTTETSLNNQRKNPNSPKHYGSASSNLVGKFTQSVRRIVQDVKDEGSPSGMSREELIETNERLRAVRVRLEESYDTAKKALVTLMNKYGDSKSQRNVFNRYPMLKLMIKDVIRLETQYWTLVEIPKQEKLETVPAFVLRACSIMEKSQKSGEGVKTSAKLAEEAAEKRERMERLEIMTTAQVEQENTQMINDLYRLLKKYTGLRNLIRELKSEYGNSKIYPIFPRYTMLKDMIKDIMHDPDYMEVCHERT, encoded by the exons TTTCAG TATCAAAAGGTGTACCACTATTGGAACTGTTGAGGAGCACGTGTTCGTATATTGATGTGGCCCTTTGGGCAAACGTTcagttttcgcatatttttacCACCGAAACATCCCTTAACAATCAGCGAAAAAATCCCA ATTCCCCAAAGCATTACG gttcagCTTCCTCCAATTTGGTCGGAAAATTCACCCAGAGCGTGCGACGGATCGTGCAGGATGTCAAAGATGAAGGATCGCCGA GTGGTATGAGCCGCGAGGAGCTAATCGAGACCAACGAGCGGCTGCGAGCGGTCCGGGTGCGCCTGGAGGAGTCATACGACACGGCGAAAAAGGCATTAGTTACCCTAATGAACAAGTACGGAGACTCCAAAAGCCAGCGAAACGTGTTCAACCGATACCCGATGCTGAAATTGATGATTAAG GACGTGATTCGCCTAGAAACCCAGTACTGGACCCTAGTGGAAATCCCCAAGCAAGAGAAGCTCGAAACAGTCCCTGCCTTTGTGTTGCGCGCGTGTAGCATCATGGAAAAGTCGCAAAAGTCAGGCGAAGGTGTCAAAACGTCAGCCAAGCTGGCGGAGGAAGCCGCAGAAAAGCGGGAACGGATGGAGCGGCTGGAAA TAATGACGACCGCGCAAGTCGAGCAGGAAAATACGCAAATGATCAATGATTTGTACcgtttactgaaaaaatacaccgGTTTGAGAAACCTAATCCGTGAATTGAAG TCTGAGTATGGCAATTCTAAAATCTACCCAATCTTTCCGCGGTACACGATGCTGAAGGATATGATAAAGGACATCATGCACGACCCAGACTACATGGAGGTTTGCCACgag CGCACATGA
- the LOC6046774 gene encoding uncharacterized protein LOC6046774 isoform X2, giving the protein MSSMQRCYHVVVVVVVVVVVIVCAPPQSAVSKGVPLLELLRSTCSYIDVALWANVQFSHIFTTETSLNNQRKNPNSPKHYASSNLVGKFTQSVRRIVQDVKDEGSPSGMSREELIETNERLRAVRVRLEESYDTAKKALVTLMNKYGDSKSQRNVFNRYPMLKLMIKDVIRLETQYWTLVEIPKQEKLETVPAFVLRACSIMEKSQKSGEGVKTSAKLAEEAAEKRERMERLEIMTTAQVEQENTQMINDLYRLLKKYTGLRNLIRELKSEYGNSKIYPIFPRYTMLKDMIKDIMHDPDYMEVCHERT; this is encoded by the exons ATGTCGTCAATGCAACGGTGTTatcacgtcgtcgtcgtcgtcgtcgtcgtcgtcgtcgtcatcgtttgTGCACCACCACAATCCGCAGTATCAAAAGGTGTACCACTATTGGAACTGTTGAGGAGCACGTGTTCGTATATTGATGTGGCCCTTTGGGCAAACGTTcagttttcgcatatttttacCACCGAAACATCCCTTAACAATCAGCGAAAAAATCCCA ATTCCCCAAAGCATTACG CTTCCTCCAATTTGGTCGGAAAATTCACCCAGAGCGTGCGACGGATCGTGCAGGATGTCAAAGATGAAGGATCGCCGA GTGGTATGAGCCGCGAGGAGCTAATCGAGACCAACGAGCGGCTGCGAGCGGTCCGGGTGCGCCTGGAGGAGTCATACGACACGGCGAAAAAGGCATTAGTTACCCTAATGAACAAGTACGGAGACTCCAAAAGCCAGCGAAACGTGTTCAACCGATACCCGATGCTGAAATTGATGATTAAG GACGTGATTCGCCTAGAAACCCAGTACTGGACCCTAGTGGAAATCCCCAAGCAAGAGAAGCTCGAAACAGTCCCTGCCTTTGTGTTGCGCGCGTGTAGCATCATGGAAAAGTCGCAAAAGTCAGGCGAAGGTGTCAAAACGTCAGCCAAGCTGGCGGAGGAAGCCGCAGAAAAGCGGGAACGGATGGAGCGGCTGGAAA TAATGACGACCGCGCAAGTCGAGCAGGAAAATACGCAAATGATCAATGATTTGTACcgtttactgaaaaaatacaccgGTTTGAGAAACCTAATCCGTGAATTGAAG TCTGAGTATGGCAATTCTAAAATCTACCCAATCTTTCCGCGGTACACGATGCTGAAGGATATGATAAAGGACATCATGCACGACCCAGACTACATGGAGGTTTGCCACgag CGCACATGA
- the LOC6046774 gene encoding uncharacterized protein LOC6046774 isoform X8, translating to MGKHEMKRGISQRSSDAGVSDSPKHYGSASSNLVGKFTQSVRRIVQDVKDEGSPSGMSREELIETNERLRAVRVRLEESYDTAKKALVTLMNKYGDSKSQRNVFNRYPMLKLMIKDVIRLETQYWTLVEIPKQEKLETVPAFVLRACSIMEKSQKSGEGVKTSAKLAEEAAEKRERMERLEIMTTAQVEQENTQMINDLYRLLKKYTGLRNLIRELKSEYGNSKIYPIFPRYTMLKDMIKDIMHDPDYMEVCHERT from the exons TTTCAGATTCCCCAAAGCATTACG gttcagCTTCCTCCAATTTGGTCGGAAAATTCACCCAGAGCGTGCGACGGATCGTGCAGGATGTCAAAGATGAAGGATCGCCGA GTGGTATGAGCCGCGAGGAGCTAATCGAGACCAACGAGCGGCTGCGAGCGGTCCGGGTGCGCCTGGAGGAGTCATACGACACGGCGAAAAAGGCATTAGTTACCCTAATGAACAAGTACGGAGACTCCAAAAGCCAGCGAAACGTGTTCAACCGATACCCGATGCTGAAATTGATGATTAAG GACGTGATTCGCCTAGAAACCCAGTACTGGACCCTAGTGGAAATCCCCAAGCAAGAGAAGCTCGAAACAGTCCCTGCCTTTGTGTTGCGCGCGTGTAGCATCATGGAAAAGTCGCAAAAGTCAGGCGAAGGTGTCAAAACGTCAGCCAAGCTGGCGGAGGAAGCCGCAGAAAAGCGGGAACGGATGGAGCGGCTGGAAA TAATGACGACCGCGCAAGTCGAGCAGGAAAATACGCAAATGATCAATGATTTGTACcgtttactgaaaaaatacaccgGTTTGAGAAACCTAATCCGTGAATTGAAG TCTGAGTATGGCAATTCTAAAATCTACCCAATCTTTCCGCGGTACACGATGCTGAAGGATATGATAAAGGACATCATGCACGACCCAGACTACATGGAGGTTTGCCACgag CGCACATGA
- the LOC6046774 gene encoding uncharacterized protein LOC6046774 isoform X6 has translation MGKHEMKRGISQRSSDAGVSVSKGVPLLELLRSTYSPKHYGSASSNLVGKFTQSVRRIVQDVKDEGSPSGMSREELIETNERLRAVRVRLEESYDTAKKALVTLMNKYGDSKSQRNVFNRYPMLKLMIKDVIRLETQYWTLVEIPKQEKLETVPAFVLRACSIMEKSQKSGEGVKTSAKLAEEAAEKRERMERLEIMTTAQVEQENTQMINDLYRLLKKYTGLRNLIRELKSEYGNSKIYPIFPRYTMLKDMIKDIMHDPDYMEVCHERT, from the exons TTTCAG TATCAAAAGGTGTACCACTATTGGAACTGTTGAGGAGCACGT ATTCCCCAAAGCATTACG gttcagCTTCCTCCAATTTGGTCGGAAAATTCACCCAGAGCGTGCGACGGATCGTGCAGGATGTCAAAGATGAAGGATCGCCGA GTGGTATGAGCCGCGAGGAGCTAATCGAGACCAACGAGCGGCTGCGAGCGGTCCGGGTGCGCCTGGAGGAGTCATACGACACGGCGAAAAAGGCATTAGTTACCCTAATGAACAAGTACGGAGACTCCAAAAGCCAGCGAAACGTGTTCAACCGATACCCGATGCTGAAATTGATGATTAAG GACGTGATTCGCCTAGAAACCCAGTACTGGACCCTAGTGGAAATCCCCAAGCAAGAGAAGCTCGAAACAGTCCCTGCCTTTGTGTTGCGCGCGTGTAGCATCATGGAAAAGTCGCAAAAGTCAGGCGAAGGTGTCAAAACGTCAGCCAAGCTGGCGGAGGAAGCCGCAGAAAAGCGGGAACGGATGGAGCGGCTGGAAA TAATGACGACCGCGCAAGTCGAGCAGGAAAATACGCAAATGATCAATGATTTGTACcgtttactgaaaaaatacaccgGTTTGAGAAACCTAATCCGTGAATTGAAG TCTGAGTATGGCAATTCTAAAATCTACCCAATCTTTCCGCGGTACACGATGCTGAAGGATATGATAAAGGACATCATGCACGACCCAGACTACATGGAGGTTTGCCACgag CGCACATGA
- the LOC6046774 gene encoding uncharacterized protein LOC6046774 isoform X10: protein MGKHEMKRGISQRSSDAGVSDSPKHYASSNLVGKFTQSVRRIVQDVKDEGSPSGMSREELIETNERLRAVRVRLEESYDTAKKALVTLMNKYGDSKSQRNVFNRYPMLKLMIKDVIRLETQYWTLVEIPKQEKLETVPAFVLRACSIMEKSQKSGEGVKTSAKLAEEAAEKRERMERLEIMTTAQVEQENTQMINDLYRLLKKYTGLRNLIRELKSEYGNSKIYPIFPRYTMLKDMIKDIMHDPDYMEVCHERT, encoded by the exons TTTCAGATTCCCCAAAGCATTACG CTTCCTCCAATTTGGTCGGAAAATTCACCCAGAGCGTGCGACGGATCGTGCAGGATGTCAAAGATGAAGGATCGCCGA GTGGTATGAGCCGCGAGGAGCTAATCGAGACCAACGAGCGGCTGCGAGCGGTCCGGGTGCGCCTGGAGGAGTCATACGACACGGCGAAAAAGGCATTAGTTACCCTAATGAACAAGTACGGAGACTCCAAAAGCCAGCGAAACGTGTTCAACCGATACCCGATGCTGAAATTGATGATTAAG GACGTGATTCGCCTAGAAACCCAGTACTGGACCCTAGTGGAAATCCCCAAGCAAGAGAAGCTCGAAACAGTCCCTGCCTTTGTGTTGCGCGCGTGTAGCATCATGGAAAAGTCGCAAAAGTCAGGCGAAGGTGTCAAAACGTCAGCCAAGCTGGCGGAGGAAGCCGCAGAAAAGCGGGAACGGATGGAGCGGCTGGAAA TAATGACGACCGCGCAAGTCGAGCAGGAAAATACGCAAATGATCAATGATTTGTACcgtttactgaaaaaatacaccgGTTTGAGAAACCTAATCCGTGAATTGAAG TCTGAGTATGGCAATTCTAAAATCTACCCAATCTTTCCGCGGTACACGATGCTGAAGGATATGATAAAGGACATCATGCACGACCCAGACTACATGGAGGTTTGCCACgag CGCACATGA
- the LOC6046774 gene encoding uncharacterized protein LOC6046774 isoform X5, producing MSSMQRCYHVVVVVVVVVVVIVCAPPQSAVSKGVPLLELLRSTYSPKHYASSNLVGKFTQSVRRIVQDVKDEGSPSGMSREELIETNERLRAVRVRLEESYDTAKKALVTLMNKYGDSKSQRNVFNRYPMLKLMIKDVIRLETQYWTLVEIPKQEKLETVPAFVLRACSIMEKSQKSGEGVKTSAKLAEEAAEKRERMERLEIMTTAQVEQENTQMINDLYRLLKKYTGLRNLIRELKSEYGNSKIYPIFPRYTMLKDMIKDIMHDPDYMEVCHERT from the exons ATGTCGTCAATGCAACGGTGTTatcacgtcgtcgtcgtcgtcgtcgtcgtcgtcgtcgtcatcgtttgTGCACCACCACAATCCGCAGTATCAAAAGGTGTACCACTATTGGAACTGTTGAGGAGCACGT ATTCCCCAAAGCATTACG CTTCCTCCAATTTGGTCGGAAAATTCACCCAGAGCGTGCGACGGATCGTGCAGGATGTCAAAGATGAAGGATCGCCGA GTGGTATGAGCCGCGAGGAGCTAATCGAGACCAACGAGCGGCTGCGAGCGGTCCGGGTGCGCCTGGAGGAGTCATACGACACGGCGAAAAAGGCATTAGTTACCCTAATGAACAAGTACGGAGACTCCAAAAGCCAGCGAAACGTGTTCAACCGATACCCGATGCTGAAATTGATGATTAAG GACGTGATTCGCCTAGAAACCCAGTACTGGACCCTAGTGGAAATCCCCAAGCAAGAGAAGCTCGAAACAGTCCCTGCCTTTGTGTTGCGCGCGTGTAGCATCATGGAAAAGTCGCAAAAGTCAGGCGAAGGTGTCAAAACGTCAGCCAAGCTGGCGGAGGAAGCCGCAGAAAAGCGGGAACGGATGGAGCGGCTGGAAA TAATGACGACCGCGCAAGTCGAGCAGGAAAATACGCAAATGATCAATGATTTGTACcgtttactgaaaaaatacaccgGTTTGAGAAACCTAATCCGTGAATTGAAG TCTGAGTATGGCAATTCTAAAATCTACCCAATCTTTCCGCGGTACACGATGCTGAAGGATATGATAAAGGACATCATGCACGACCCAGACTACATGGAGGTTTGCCACgag CGCACATGA
- the LOC6046774 gene encoding uncharacterized protein LOC6046774 isoform X9 — translation MGKHEMKRGISQRSSDAGDSPKHYGSASSNLVGKFTQSVRRIVQDVKDEGSPSGMSREELIETNERLRAVRVRLEESYDTAKKALVTLMNKYGDSKSQRNVFNRYPMLKLMIKDVIRLETQYWTLVEIPKQEKLETVPAFVLRACSIMEKSQKSGEGVKTSAKLAEEAAEKRERMERLEIMTTAQVEQENTQMINDLYRLLKKYTGLRNLIRELKSEYGNSKIYPIFPRYTMLKDMIKDIMHDPDYMEVCHERT, via the exons ATTCCCCAAAGCATTACG gttcagCTTCCTCCAATTTGGTCGGAAAATTCACCCAGAGCGTGCGACGGATCGTGCAGGATGTCAAAGATGAAGGATCGCCGA GTGGTATGAGCCGCGAGGAGCTAATCGAGACCAACGAGCGGCTGCGAGCGGTCCGGGTGCGCCTGGAGGAGTCATACGACACGGCGAAAAAGGCATTAGTTACCCTAATGAACAAGTACGGAGACTCCAAAAGCCAGCGAAACGTGTTCAACCGATACCCGATGCTGAAATTGATGATTAAG GACGTGATTCGCCTAGAAACCCAGTACTGGACCCTAGTGGAAATCCCCAAGCAAGAGAAGCTCGAAACAGTCCCTGCCTTTGTGTTGCGCGCGTGTAGCATCATGGAAAAGTCGCAAAAGTCAGGCGAAGGTGTCAAAACGTCAGCCAAGCTGGCGGAGGAAGCCGCAGAAAAGCGGGAACGGATGGAGCGGCTGGAAA TAATGACGACCGCGCAAGTCGAGCAGGAAAATACGCAAATGATCAATGATTTGTACcgtttactgaaaaaatacaccgGTTTGAGAAACCTAATCCGTGAATTGAAG TCTGAGTATGGCAATTCTAAAATCTACCCAATCTTTCCGCGGTACACGATGCTGAAGGATATGATAAAGGACATCATGCACGACCCAGACTACATGGAGGTTTGCCACgag CGCACATGA
- the LOC6046774 gene encoding uncharacterized protein LOC6046774 isoform X11 encodes MGKHEMKRGISQRSSDAGDSPKHYASSNLVGKFTQSVRRIVQDVKDEGSPSGMSREELIETNERLRAVRVRLEESYDTAKKALVTLMNKYGDSKSQRNVFNRYPMLKLMIKDVIRLETQYWTLVEIPKQEKLETVPAFVLRACSIMEKSQKSGEGVKTSAKLAEEAAEKRERMERLEIMTTAQVEQENTQMINDLYRLLKKYTGLRNLIRELKSEYGNSKIYPIFPRYTMLKDMIKDIMHDPDYMEVCHERT; translated from the exons ATTCCCCAAAGCATTACG CTTCCTCCAATTTGGTCGGAAAATTCACCCAGAGCGTGCGACGGATCGTGCAGGATGTCAAAGATGAAGGATCGCCGA GTGGTATGAGCCGCGAGGAGCTAATCGAGACCAACGAGCGGCTGCGAGCGGTCCGGGTGCGCCTGGAGGAGTCATACGACACGGCGAAAAAGGCATTAGTTACCCTAATGAACAAGTACGGAGACTCCAAAAGCCAGCGAAACGTGTTCAACCGATACCCGATGCTGAAATTGATGATTAAG GACGTGATTCGCCTAGAAACCCAGTACTGGACCCTAGTGGAAATCCCCAAGCAAGAGAAGCTCGAAACAGTCCCTGCCTTTGTGTTGCGCGCGTGTAGCATCATGGAAAAGTCGCAAAAGTCAGGCGAAGGTGTCAAAACGTCAGCCAAGCTGGCGGAGGAAGCCGCAGAAAAGCGGGAACGGATGGAGCGGCTGGAAA TAATGACGACCGCGCAAGTCGAGCAGGAAAATACGCAAATGATCAATGATTTGTACcgtttactgaaaaaatacaccgGTTTGAGAAACCTAATCCGTGAATTGAAG TCTGAGTATGGCAATTCTAAAATCTACCCAATCTTTCCGCGGTACACGATGCTGAAGGATATGATAAAGGACATCATGCACGACCCAGACTACATGGAGGTTTGCCACgag CGCACATGA
- the LOC6046774 gene encoding uncharacterized protein LOC6046774 isoform X1 — MSSMQRCYHVVVVVVVVVVVIVCAPPQSAVSKGVPLLELLRSTCSYIDVALWANVQFSHIFTTETSLNNQRKNPNSPKHYGSASSNLVGKFTQSVRRIVQDVKDEGSPSGMSREELIETNERLRAVRVRLEESYDTAKKALVTLMNKYGDSKSQRNVFNRYPMLKLMIKDVIRLETQYWTLVEIPKQEKLETVPAFVLRACSIMEKSQKSGEGVKTSAKLAEEAAEKRERMERLEIMTTAQVEQENTQMINDLYRLLKKYTGLRNLIRELKSEYGNSKIYPIFPRYTMLKDMIKDIMHDPDYMEVCHERT, encoded by the exons ATGTCGTCAATGCAACGGTGTTatcacgtcgtcgtcgtcgtcgtcgtcgtcgtcgtcgtcatcgtttgTGCACCACCACAATCCGCAGTATCAAAAGGTGTACCACTATTGGAACTGTTGAGGAGCACGTGTTCGTATATTGATGTGGCCCTTTGGGCAAACGTTcagttttcgcatatttttacCACCGAAACATCCCTTAACAATCAGCGAAAAAATCCCA ATTCCCCAAAGCATTACG gttcagCTTCCTCCAATTTGGTCGGAAAATTCACCCAGAGCGTGCGACGGATCGTGCAGGATGTCAAAGATGAAGGATCGCCGA GTGGTATGAGCCGCGAGGAGCTAATCGAGACCAACGAGCGGCTGCGAGCGGTCCGGGTGCGCCTGGAGGAGTCATACGACACGGCGAAAAAGGCATTAGTTACCCTAATGAACAAGTACGGAGACTCCAAAAGCCAGCGAAACGTGTTCAACCGATACCCGATGCTGAAATTGATGATTAAG GACGTGATTCGCCTAGAAACCCAGTACTGGACCCTAGTGGAAATCCCCAAGCAAGAGAAGCTCGAAACAGTCCCTGCCTTTGTGTTGCGCGCGTGTAGCATCATGGAAAAGTCGCAAAAGTCAGGCGAAGGTGTCAAAACGTCAGCCAAGCTGGCGGAGGAAGCCGCAGAAAAGCGGGAACGGATGGAGCGGCTGGAAA TAATGACGACCGCGCAAGTCGAGCAGGAAAATACGCAAATGATCAATGATTTGTACcgtttactgaaaaaatacaccgGTTTGAGAAACCTAATCCGTGAATTGAAG TCTGAGTATGGCAATTCTAAAATCTACCCAATCTTTCCGCGGTACACGATGCTGAAGGATATGATAAAGGACATCATGCACGACCCAGACTACATGGAGGTTTGCCACgag CGCACATGA
- the LOC6046774 gene encoding uncharacterized protein LOC6046774 isoform X4, protein MSSMQRCYHVVVVVVVVVVVIVCAPPQSAVSKGVPLLELLRSTYSPKHYGSASSNLVGKFTQSVRRIVQDVKDEGSPSGMSREELIETNERLRAVRVRLEESYDTAKKALVTLMNKYGDSKSQRNVFNRYPMLKLMIKDVIRLETQYWTLVEIPKQEKLETVPAFVLRACSIMEKSQKSGEGVKTSAKLAEEAAEKRERMERLEIMTTAQVEQENTQMINDLYRLLKKYTGLRNLIRELKSEYGNSKIYPIFPRYTMLKDMIKDIMHDPDYMEVCHERT, encoded by the exons ATGTCGTCAATGCAACGGTGTTatcacgtcgtcgtcgtcgtcgtcgtcgtcgtcgtcgtcatcgtttgTGCACCACCACAATCCGCAGTATCAAAAGGTGTACCACTATTGGAACTGTTGAGGAGCACGT ATTCCCCAAAGCATTACG gttcagCTTCCTCCAATTTGGTCGGAAAATTCACCCAGAGCGTGCGACGGATCGTGCAGGATGTCAAAGATGAAGGATCGCCGA GTGGTATGAGCCGCGAGGAGCTAATCGAGACCAACGAGCGGCTGCGAGCGGTCCGGGTGCGCCTGGAGGAGTCATACGACACGGCGAAAAAGGCATTAGTTACCCTAATGAACAAGTACGGAGACTCCAAAAGCCAGCGAAACGTGTTCAACCGATACCCGATGCTGAAATTGATGATTAAG GACGTGATTCGCCTAGAAACCCAGTACTGGACCCTAGTGGAAATCCCCAAGCAAGAGAAGCTCGAAACAGTCCCTGCCTTTGTGTTGCGCGCGTGTAGCATCATGGAAAAGTCGCAAAAGTCAGGCGAAGGTGTCAAAACGTCAGCCAAGCTGGCGGAGGAAGCCGCAGAAAAGCGGGAACGGATGGAGCGGCTGGAAA TAATGACGACCGCGCAAGTCGAGCAGGAAAATACGCAAATGATCAATGATTTGTACcgtttactgaaaaaatacaccgGTTTGAGAAACCTAATCCGTGAATTGAAG TCTGAGTATGGCAATTCTAAAATCTACCCAATCTTTCCGCGGTACACGATGCTGAAGGATATGATAAAGGACATCATGCACGACCCAGACTACATGGAGGTTTGCCACgag CGCACATGA